The Paenarthrobacter aurescens region ATAAGAACAGCGCCCTCACCGGAGTCCAGGAGCGGCTGTTCCGCATCCCTGATCTGTTGTCCGGTGAAGGCGCTGATCATTGTATATGTAGTCCGTTTAGCCCTCGGCGAGGACTGTAGCCGTAGCTATGCCGCCGTCGTGGCTCATGGACAAGTGCCAGCGCTTGACGCCCTTCGCTTCGGCCACAGCAAGCACCGTTCCCTTGACTTGAACGGTTGGTCCGTTCTCGTCCAGGCCAATCCAGCAATCCTGCCAGTTCATCCCGGCAGGAGCACCAAGCACCTTGGCCACAGCTTCCTTGGCCGCAAAACGGGCGGCCAAGGACCTGGTGTTCAGTTCCCGCTCGGCAGGAACAAACAAACGGTCCCGGAGCCCCGGAGTGCGTTCCAGCTGCCGACCAAACCGCTCGATGTCTACGACGTCTACGCCAATGCCAACAATCATGGCGTTATTCTACGGTGACGCTCTTGGCCAGGTTACGCGGCTGATCGACGTCGTATCCCTTGGCACCGGCCAGTTCAGCAGCAAAGATCTGCAGCGGAACGGTGGTCAGCAGCGGCATCAGGAGGGTGGGGGTTTCGGGTACGTAGAAGACCTGCTCTGCGTAATCCTTCACCGATTCATCGCCCTCTTCAGCGATCACCAGGGTGCGGGCACCACGTGCACGTACTTCCTGGATGTTGCTCACTACCTTGGAGTGCAGGGAGTCGCGACCACGCGGGGACGGCACCACAACGAAGACCGGCTGACCGTCGTCAATGAGGGCGATGGGACCGTGCTTCAGCTCACCGGCAGCAAAGCCTTCAGCGTGGATGTAAGCAATTTCCTTCAGCTTCAGCGCGCCTTCGAGGGCTACCGGGTAGCCAACGTGGCGGCCCAGGAACAACACGGACTTCTCGTCCTTCATGCTGCGTGCAAGCTCACGCAACGGCCCCGCGTTGTCCAGGATCTTTTGGATCTTGGCAGGGATCTTGTTCAGGTCCGCAAGGACGTCCTTGATCTGGCCGGAGAAGATGTTGCCACGCAACTGGGCCAAGTACAGGCCCAGCAGGTAGGCAGCGGTGATCTGAGCCAAGAACGCCTTGGTGGAGGCAACGGCGATTTCCGGGCCGGCGTGCGTGTAGAGTACGGCGTCGGATTCACGCGGGATGGTGGAACCGTTGGTGTTGCAGATGGAGATGGTCTTGGCACCCTGTTCACGGGCGTAGCGGACAGCCATGAGCGTGTCCATGGTCTCGCCCGACTGGCTGATGGAAACCACCAGGGTGTTGGAGTCAACAATGGGATCGCGGTAGCGGAACTCGTGCGCGAGCTCCACCTCGGTGGGGATGCGGCACCAGTTTTCAATGGCGTACTTGGCTACCAGACCAGCGTAGGCTGCGGTACCGCAAGCCAGCACGATGATCTTGTCTACCTGCTTCAGGAGTTCCGGATCAATGCGGACCTCGTCAAGGGTGAGCTTGCCGTTGAGGTCCGAGCGGCCCAGGAGGGTCTGCGCTACGGCGTCCGGCTGGTCGTGGATTTCCTTCTCCATGAAGGAGCTGAATCCACCCTTTTCTGCCGAGGCCGGGTCCCAGTCAACGTGGTATTCCTTGCCCTCTGCGGGAGCGCCGAAGAAGTCCGTGATCTCTACCGAATCCGCGGTGATGGTGACGATCTGGTCCTGTCCCAGTTCCACCGCGCGGCGGGTGTAGTCAATGAAGCCGGAGACGTCGGAGCCGAGGAAGTTCTCGCCATCGCCCAGGCCCACTACCAACGGGGAGTTGCGGCGGGCGGCCACCACGACGTCCGGCTGGTCCGCGTGGACTGCCAGGAGGGTGAAAGCGCCTTCGAGTCGCTGGCAAGCCAGGCGCATAGCCTCGGTGAGGTTGCCGCCGTCGCCATTGAGCTGGGTGCGGAAGATGTCGCCGATCAGGGCGGCCGCAACTTCAGTATCAGTCTCGGACTCGAAAGTGACGCCCTTGCCCAGCAGTTCCTGCTTGAGCTCAGCGAAATTTTCAATGATGCCGTTGTGAATGACGGCCAGCTTGCCGCCATCAGAGAGGTGCGGGTGAGCGTTACGGTCGGTTGGTCCGCCGTGCGTAGCCCAACGGGTATGGCCGATGCCGGTCAAGGACTCGGGAACCGGGCTTGATTCCAGTTCTGCGATCAAGTTGCTCAGCTTGCCGGACTTTTTACGGGAGGAGATGCTCCCGTCAGCTACTACTGCGACGCCGGCGGAGTCATAGCCGCGGTATTCCAGACGGCGCAGCCCTTCCACCACAACGTCAAGAGCGCTGTATCCAGCTGCCTTGCGAGACGAATTGCCAACATAGCCTA contains the following coding sequences:
- a CDS encoding holo-ACP synthase codes for the protein MIVGIGVDVVDIERFGRQLERTPGLRDRLFVPAERELNTRSLAARFAAKEAVAKVLGAPAGMNWQDCWIGLDENGPTVQVKGTVLAVAEAKGVKRWHLSMSHDGGIATATVLAEG
- the glmS gene encoding glutamine--fructose-6-phosphate transaminase (isomerizing), which translates into the protein MCGIVGYVGNSSRKAAGYSALDVVVEGLRRLEYRGYDSAGVAVVADGSISSRKKSGKLSNLIAELESSPVPESLTGIGHTRWATHGGPTDRNAHPHLSDGGKLAVIHNGIIENFAELKQELLGKGVTFESETDTEVAAALIGDIFRTQLNGDGGNLTEAMRLACQRLEGAFTLLAVHADQPDVVVAARRNSPLVVGLGDGENFLGSDVSGFIDYTRRAVELGQDQIVTITADSVEITDFFGAPAEGKEYHVDWDPASAEKGGFSSFMEKEIHDQPDAVAQTLLGRSDLNGKLTLDEVRIDPELLKQVDKIIVLACGTAAYAGLVAKYAIENWCRIPTEVELAHEFRYRDPIVDSNTLVVSISQSGETMDTLMAVRYAREQGAKTISICNTNGSTIPRESDAVLYTHAGPEIAVASTKAFLAQITAAYLLGLYLAQLRGNIFSGQIKDVLADLNKIPAKIQKILDNAGPLRELARSMKDEKSVLFLGRHVGYPVALEGALKLKEIAYIHAEGFAAGELKHGPIALIDDGQPVFVVVPSPRGRDSLHSKVVSNIQEVRARGARTLVIAEEGDESVKDYAEQVFYVPETPTLLMPLLTTVPLQIFAAELAGAKGYDVDQPRNLAKSVTVE